One part of the Bacteroidia bacterium genome encodes these proteins:
- a CDS encoding DUF4097 domain-containing protein produces the protein MKGYFVLLTLSIFTTALSKDITKILFDKRYDTDSVQFISFNTVSGKYIIKPSIDSNAYLKITLVISNEKKLAEFNEKSKLRLDKNEGKVTFTQDMGGASGELIYELLLPKNKIHIDITTQNSEIKIEGVTGNNVTIHHKQSDISVENVNTGTYSITTQSGKVEIKNVKADIKVNTTSSNVEVTQIGGSLEVVSEKGNIHFNGQNEFEVNLITKSGDVEIYIGQNAKYNVNLVANSRIEYNLNNIQFQGSITEKTLVGLLNNGKINLKASATKGKIRIYNSRV, from the coding sequence ATGAAAGGTTATTTTGTCTTACTAACATTATCAATCTTTACCACCGCACTATCCAAAGACATTACTAAAATTCTCTTTGACAAGCGGTATGACACTGATTCTGTACAATTTATCAGCTTTAATACGGTTTCAGGTAAGTACATTATTAAGCCCTCTATTGACAGCAATGCTTACCTTAAAATCACTCTAGTCATTTCTAATGAAAAAAAACTAGCAGAATTTAATGAAAAATCCAAACTACGATTGGATAAAAACGAGGGAAAAGTAACTTTTACTCAAGATATGGGCGGTGCTTCAGGTGAGTTGATATACGAATTACTTCTACCTAAAAATAAAATTCATATAGACATTACTACTCAAAACTCTGAAATTAAAATTGAAGGAGTTACAGGCAATAATGTTACCATACATCACAAGCAATCAGATATAAGTGTTGAAAATGTGAATACAGGTACTTATTCCATCACTACTCAAAGCGGCAAAGTAGAAATAAAAAATGTAAAAGCAGACATTAAAGTCAATACCACTTCCAGCAATGTAGAGGTTACTCAAATAGGAGGAAGCCTAGAAGTAGTTTCAGAAAAAGGTAATATTCATTTTAACGGACAGAATGAATTTGAAGTTAATTTAATTACCAAATCAGGCGACGTAGAAATATACATTGGTCAAAACGCTAAATACAATGTCAATCTTGTAGCTAATAGCCGCATAGAATACAATCTGAATAATATACAATTCCAGGGCAGTATCACGGAGAAGACATTGGTAGGGCTTCTTAATAATGGAAAAATAAATCTCAAAGCCAGTGCTACCAAAGGAAAAATACGCATTTATAATAGCAGGGTATAG
- a CDS encoding leucine-rich repeat domain-containing protein: MKLLFPLFVVLFSVFSTALAQHLLPEQELNKLPTYQNIESAIRKSDTVYKLDLSNQKLTAIPNKIGLLKKTQFLDLSGNLITELPKEIAELKNIQELRISRCPNLNWQQAFSLICQLPNLEKLTIDHGNVKEIPSCIANCKNLKWFYADGNKITKLPKEIGQLHQLKVLGLSMNAITELPVEITNLTNLEELHLTANQITVMPKNIDKCINMHLLILSDNKLDPKEKERVRNALPHARVQF, encoded by the coding sequence ATGAAACTATTGTTTCCTCTATTTGTTGTGCTTTTTTCTGTGTTTTCTACTGCCTTAGCACAGCACTTATTGCCTGAGCAAGAATTAAATAAACTCCCTACCTACCAGAACATTGAAAGTGCTATACGAAAATCAGATACTGTGTATAAGCTAGATTTGAGCAACCAAAAATTAACAGCCATACCTAATAAAATCGGCTTGCTTAAAAAAACACAATTTTTAGACCTTAGCGGTAATTTAATAACTGAACTTCCAAAAGAAATAGCAGAGTTAAAAAACATACAAGAACTCAGAATAAGCCGTTGTCCTAATCTTAATTGGCAACAAGCCTTTAGCTTAATTTGTCAACTACCTAACTTGGAAAAACTCACCATTGACCACGGAAATGTAAAAGAGATACCTTCTTGTATTGCTAACTGTAAAAACTTAAAGTGGTTCTATGCGGATGGCAACAAAATAACTAAATTACCCAAAGAAATTGGGCAACTTCACCAACTCAAAGTACTAGGACTATCTATGAATGCCATTACCGAACTACCTGTTGAAATAACTAACCTGACCAACCTGGAAGAGCTGCATCTTACTGCTAATCAAATCACTGTTATGCCTAAAAATATAGATAAGTGCATCAATATGCATTTGCTTATTTTGAGCGACAACAAATTGGACCCAAAAGAAAAAGAACGAGTACGTAATGCTCTACCTCATGCGCGTGTACAATTCTAA